GGAGCCTCCTCGACCTCTTCTGCCGCCGGAGGTAGAATCTTGACCACCATCTCGTCCAGGTCGGTCAGGATCTGAACGGCGTCGCCAACATGAAGGTCGCGGACGAGCACCGTCTGGCCAACCTCGGTAAGCGTGGACAGGTCGATGGTAATCTCTGGTGGCAGGTCACCGGGCAGACACTCGATCTCGACCGAGTCCAGGCCCTGCAGCAGCAATCCGTTCCCGCTCTTGACCAGTCGGGACTCGCCGGCCAGGATGATGGGCAGGTCCGACTTGATCTTTTCGGTCATGATGACTTCGTAAAAGTCCACGTGCTGCATGGTATGCTTGAGTGGATCGCGCTGCAGCTCACGCACCAGCACCATCTTGGGCGCTGGCTGATCGGGCAGGTTCAGCGTAATCAGGTGGCTGGTGCCAGCGGAGCGCAGGGCGAGTTGAAGCGGTCGCTCGGCCACCTGCACGTTCATCGGGGCAGTGTGGTGCCCGTACACCACGCCCGGAACGTATCCCTTTCGGC
The nucleotide sequence above comes from Chloroflexi bacterium ADurb.Bin180. Encoded proteins:
- the ctc gene encoding General stress protein CTC → MEQILLDAELRSMTGKAVKQLRRKGYVPGVVYGHHTAPMNVQVAERPLQLALRSAGTSHLITLNLPDQPAPKMVLVRELQRDPLKHTMQHVDFYEVIMTEKIKSDLPIILAGESRLVKSGNGLLLQGLDSVEIECLPGDLPPEITIDLSTLTEVGQTVLVRDLHVGDAVQILTDLDEMVVKILPPAAEEVEEAPAPAEAAEVEVVGKKGKAEEEETEEGAAAAPAGKEKAPAAAPKDKQPAAEKK